A genome region from Trichosurus vulpecula isolate mTriVul1 chromosome 5, mTriVul1.pri, whole genome shotgun sequence includes the following:
- the THAP2 gene encoding THAP domain-containing protein 2: MRKVREMPTNCAAAGCAATYNKHINVSFHRFPLDPQRRKEWIRLVRRKNFVPGKHTFLCSKHFEASCFDLTGQTRRLKMDAVPTIFDFCTQLKPMKPKSRNLPKKNSCIPTEPSDTKSNVSCQQVLLEHSYAFRSPIEAKKRIIQLEKEIASLRRKMKNCLQKERRATRRWFKITCLVKSLEANNILPRGTSEHILPGALNDLTLQNFKILIQDQQDQT; the protein is encoded by the exons ATGAGGAAAGTAAGAGAGATGCCGACCAACTGCGCTGCGGCGGGCTGTGCCGCGACCTACAACAAGCACATCAACGTCAGCTTCCACAG GTTTCCCTTAGACccccaaagaagaaaggaatggattCGTCTGGTTAGGCGCAAAAATTTTGTGCCAGGGAAACATACTTTTCTTTGCTCAAAACACTTTGAAGCCTCCTGTTTCGACTTAACTGGACAAACAAGACGACTTAAAATGGATGCTGTACCAACAATTTTTGATTTCTGTACTCAACTAAAACCAATG AAACCCAAGTCAAGAAATCTTCCTAAGAAAAACTCTTGCATCCCAACAGAACCATCTGATACAAAATCCAATGTTAGCTGTCAGCAAGTTCTGCTTGAACACAGCTATGCCTTTAGAAGCCCGATAGAGGCAAAAAAGAGGATAAttcaactggagaaagaaatagcaagcttaagaagaaagatgaagaatTGCTTACAGAAAGAACGGAGAGCAACACGAAGATGGTTCAAAATCACATGCTTGGTGAAAAGTTTAGAAGCAAATAACATATTGCCCAGGGGCACATCAGAACACATCTTGCCAGGTGCCTTAAATGATCTTACATTGCAAAACTTCAAAATCCTTATACAGGATCAGCAAGATCAAACATAA